A part of Geothrix oryzae genomic DNA contains:
- a CDS encoding ribosome maturation factor RimM, protein MLLAGHLAKVQGLKGEFLFHSVMDEPGRLEDIQGLVLAPPHLSLESAEAAPPARAVALRSFRWHQERPCLAFKDIPDRTAAEPLKGWALWMPEAAAELPEGETFRHQWIGCEVFIAGRKVGEVLRLDPGPAGYDMVVMRDLRPGRTGQRDIPYIKAWWALDLPNRRLDLDPPEGLLDVNQVGD, encoded by the coding sequence ATGCTCCTCGCGGGCCATCTCGCCAAAGTGCAGGGACTCAAGGGCGAGTTCCTCTTCCATTCGGTCATGGACGAACCCGGGCGCCTGGAGGACATCCAGGGCCTCGTGCTGGCCCCGCCCCACCTGAGCCTGGAAAGCGCCGAGGCGGCCCCGCCCGCCCGCGCCGTCGCCCTGCGCAGCTTCCGCTGGCACCAGGAGCGCCCATGCCTGGCCTTCAAGGACATCCCCGACCGCACCGCCGCCGAACCCCTCAAGGGCTGGGCGCTCTGGATGCCCGAGGCCGCCGCCGAACTCCCCGAGGGCGAGACCTTCCGGCACCAGTGGATCGGTTGCGAAGTCTTCATCGCGGGCCGGAAGGTGGGCGAGGTGCTGCGCCTTGACCCCGGCCCCGCCGGCTACGACATGGTGGTGATGCGCGACCTGCGGCCCGGGCGCACCGGCCAGCGGGACATCCCCTACATCAAGGCCTGGTGGGCGCTGGACCTGCCGAATCGCCGCCTGGATCTCGATCCGCCCGAGGGCCTGCTGGATGTCAACCAGGTCGGGGACTGA